A section of the Neisseria dumasiana genome encodes:
- a CDS encoding FmdB family zinc ribbon protein gives MGIYRCNKCGHLAEHAWQPNMAEVGCPKCHAPNKVYGTLFFVQKLLERYFAVNRELQALKIQEQESTEEHTQQQAQQAEHEHNNLLVGVNLAATDVLATAEQHEPLKKWFIKQNIEPTFDYSAVDMSGYFDEAAAEIGDKYHITKDILGRIGWAYRNSHTGINIDVGKMAQKDAQLINNLCRQFYSHTLFAKYFYQKQEKVIRLNLQKAAAIKHFFSGGWLEWYVLGKMLTEAKQRGKTYAFSCARNVKIKFGNEDIYELDVVFMPLGQPPLIIECKSGEFRKDIEKYVRLKKRLNLPTERFIVLATDLEATQAAALSSMYELTFATPKTLMKHIRETM, from the coding sequence ATGGGCATTTATCGTTGCAACAAATGTGGACATTTGGCAGAACATGCTTGGCAGCCGAATATGGCTGAAGTAGGTTGTCCTAAATGTCATGCACCCAATAAGGTTTACGGCACTTTGTTTTTTGTTCAAAAACTTTTAGAGCGTTATTTTGCGGTAAATCGGGAGTTGCAGGCTTTAAAAATCCAAGAGCAGGAATCCACAGAAGAGCATACTCAGCAACAAGCACAGCAAGCGGAACATGAGCACAACAATTTATTGGTGGGTGTTAATTTGGCTGCCACCGACGTATTGGCTACGGCAGAACAGCATGAGCCGTTGAAAAAATGGTTTATCAAGCAAAATATTGAGCCTACATTTGATTATTCCGCAGTGGATATGAGCGGTTATTTCGATGAGGCTGCAGCAGAAATCGGCGATAAATACCACATTACTAAAGACATTTTAGGGCGTATTGGATGGGCATACCGTAACAGCCATACCGGCATCAACATTGATGTCGGCAAAATGGCGCAAAAAGATGCGCAATTAATCAATAATCTGTGCCGTCAGTTTTACAGCCATACATTGTTTGCGAAATATTTTTATCAAAAACAGGAAAAAGTTATCCGGTTGAATTTACAAAAAGCCGCGGCCATCAAACATTTCTTTAGTGGTGGTTGGCTGGAGTGGTACGTTTTGGGAAAAATGCTGACTGAGGCCAAGCAGCGGGGCAAAACCTATGCTTTTTCTTGTGCTCGCAATGTAAAAATCAAGTTTGGTAATGAAGATATTTATGAGTTGGATGTGGTTTTTATGCCGCTTGGGCAGCCGCCGTTGATTATTGAATGCAAGTCGGGCGAATTCCGCAAAGACATTGAAAAATATGTCCGTTTGAAAAAACGGCTGAACCTCCCTACTGAACGGTTTATCGTATTGGCAACGGATTTGGAAGCTACCCAAG
- a CDS encoding UDP-N-acetylmuramoyl-L-alanyl-D-glutamate--2,6-diaminopimelate ligase, with the protein MFSDLVPLAETDLPPLLCENAAGRLLHSDSRKIKQGDIFIACQGEYTDGREYIPAAVANGAAFVFWDDDGKFAWNPEWNVPNQGIKNLKTRAGIVAGQVYGNLSDGLKVWGVTGTNGKTSVTQWLAQAADLLDEKCAIIGTVGNGFWSELQEATHTTPDPVSVQTLLHRFKQQGANAVAMEVSSHGLDQFRVNGVPFQTAVFTNLTRDHLDYHGSMESYGEIKSRLFYWQGLQHAVINVDDPFGTTLAGRLKTERPELNVYGYGFAEQADIRITHFEASSDGMTVQLDTPWGSGEVKTRLLGRFNAQNLASCVGVLCSTGYPLAEVLRVLAQIRPATGRMDCIMNPGKPLVVVDYAHTPDALEKALATLQEIKPQGANLWCVFGCGGNRDKGKRPLMGAAAVAGADKVVVTSDNPRMEEPADIINDILPAVPQPEHVETDRRSAIEYAVKHAAANDIILIAGKGHETYQDVQGQKHYFSDFDEAQKALAGR; encoded by the coding sequence ATGTTCAGCGACTTAGTTCCTTTAGCTGAAACCGACTTACCGCCCTTGCTGTGTGAAAACGCAGCAGGGCGTTTGTTGCATTCAGACAGCCGTAAAATCAAACAAGGCGACATTTTCATTGCCTGTCAGGGCGAATACACCGACGGGCGCGAGTATATCCCCGCCGCCGTTGCCAACGGAGCGGCTTTTGTTTTTTGGGACGACGACGGCAAATTCGCGTGGAATCCCGAATGGAACGTGCCCAATCAAGGCATTAAAAACCTGAAAACCCGCGCCGGAATCGTGGCCGGCCAAGTGTACGGCAATCTTTCAGACGGCCTCAAAGTTTGGGGCGTAACCGGCACCAACGGCAAAACCTCCGTTACCCAATGGCTGGCGCAGGCAGCGGATTTATTGGATGAAAAATGCGCCATTATCGGCACCGTCGGCAACGGTTTTTGGAGCGAATTGCAGGAAGCTACCCACACCACGCCCGATCCCGTTTCCGTGCAAACCCTGCTGCACCGGTTTAAACAACAAGGCGCAAACGCCGTAGCGATGGAAGTGTCCAGCCACGGCCTCGACCAATTCCGCGTTAACGGCGTGCCTTTTCAGACGGCCGTGTTCACCAACCTCACCCGCGACCATCTCGACTACCACGGCAGCATGGAATCCTACGGCGAAATCAAATCCCGCCTGTTTTACTGGCAAGGTTTGCAACACGCCGTGATTAATGTGGACGACCCGTTCGGCACAACACTGGCAGGCCGTCTGAAAACAGAACGCCCCGAATTAAACGTGTACGGCTACGGCTTTGCAGAACAGGCCGACATCCGCATCACCCATTTTGAAGCCTCTTCAGACGGCATGACCGTGCAGCTCGACACCCCGTGGGGCAGCGGCGAAGTCAAAACCCGCCTGCTCGGCCGCTTCAACGCCCAAAACCTCGCCTCATGCGTCGGCGTATTGTGTTCGACAGGCTACCCGTTGGCCGAAGTATTGCGCGTGCTTGCCCAAATCCGCCCCGCCACCGGCCGTATGGACTGCATCATGAACCCCGGCAAGCCGTTGGTTGTCGTCGATTACGCCCACACCCCCGATGCCCTCGAAAAAGCGCTTGCCACCTTGCAGGAAATCAAACCGCAAGGCGCAAACCTGTGGTGCGTGTTCGGCTGCGGCGGCAACCGCGACAAAGGCAAACGCCCGCTGATGGGCGCGGCAGCCGTGGCCGGCGCAGATAAAGTCGTCGTAACCAGCGACAACCCGCGCATGGAAGAACCGGCCGATATCATCAACGACATCCTCCCCGCCGTGCCCCAACCCGAACACGTAGAAACAGACCGCCGCTCGGCCATCGAATACGCGGTTAAACACGCCGCCGCCAACGACATCATCCTGATTGCCGGCAAAGGCCACGAAACCTATCAAGACGTGCAGGGTCAGAAGCACTATTTTTCCGATTTCGACGAAGCGCAAAAGGCTTTGGCGGGAAGGTAG
- a CDS encoding peptidoglycan D,D-transpeptidase FtsI family protein has product MLIKNEYKPQMLSKQPKAKKPVSTNGRIAFVLGGLALAFAALVGRGVYLQTTQHEFLKNQGDQRFVRTITLPASRGTITDRNGATLALSAPTESLYAVPSGMDIQPTGEQLAKLSALIGVPVETIEARLAKKDKDFIYLKRQLSKETADKVAALGIKGLAFQKESKRHYPMGNLFAHVIGFTNIDGKGQEGLELAREDDLHGKNGAKVVLRDNKGNIVDSLDSPRNRDPQNGHDMVMSLDQRIQTLAYDELNKAVAHHRAKAGSAIVLDAQTGEILALVNSPAYDPNNPGEAGSEQRRNRAVTDMIEPGSTMKPFPIAKALDAGKVNVNTLLNTHPYKIGPATVRDTHVYPSLDVRGVMQKSSNVGTSKLSAMFKPEEMYTFYQSLGVGQRMHSGFPGESPGLLRKWQNWKPIEQATMSFGYGLQLSLLQLARAYTALTNDGELLPVSFEKQVAPPKGVQIIKPETARAVRNIMVSVTEKGGTGTMGAVDGFDVGAKTGTARKLVNGRYASDKHVATFIGFAPADKPRVIVAVTVDEPTANGYYGGVVAGPVFKGIMGGSLNILGVSPTKPLKDVPVQTASKN; this is encoded by the coding sequence ATGTTAATCAAAAACGAATATAAGCCGCAGATGCTGTCTAAGCAGCCGAAGGCCAAGAAACCCGTTTCTACCAACGGGCGGATTGCTTTTGTGCTGGGCGGATTGGCATTGGCTTTCGCGGCATTGGTGGGCAGAGGCGTGTATCTGCAAACCACCCAACATGAATTTCTGAAAAATCAGGGCGACCAGCGTTTCGTGCGCACCATCACCCTGCCTGCGTCGCGCGGCACGATTACCGACCGCAACGGCGCAACACTGGCCTTGAGTGCGCCCACCGAATCGCTGTATGCCGTACCTTCCGGCATGGATATCCAGCCGACCGGCGAGCAATTGGCCAAACTTTCCGCCTTAATCGGTGTGCCGGTTGAAACCATCGAAGCGCGCTTGGCGAAGAAAGACAAAGACTTCATTTATCTGAAACGCCAGTTGAGCAAAGAAACCGCCGATAAAGTAGCCGCTTTGGGTATTAAAGGTTTGGCGTTCCAAAAAGAATCCAAACGCCATTACCCGATGGGCAACCTTTTTGCCCATGTGATCGGCTTTACCAATATCGACGGCAAAGGCCAAGAAGGTTTGGAGCTGGCGCGCGAAGATGATTTGCACGGCAAAAACGGTGCCAAAGTGGTGCTGCGCGACAATAAAGGCAATATCGTTGATAGCCTTGATTCTCCGCGCAACCGCGATCCGCAAAACGGCCACGACATGGTAATGTCGCTCGACCAGCGCATCCAAACGCTGGCCTACGACGAGCTGAACAAAGCCGTTGCCCATCACCGCGCCAAAGCCGGTAGCGCCATCGTGTTGGATGCGCAAACCGGTGAGATTTTGGCATTGGTGAACAGCCCTGCCTACGACCCGAACAATCCGGGCGAAGCGGGCAGCGAGCAGCGCCGCAACCGTGCCGTGACCGATATGATCGAGCCGGGTTCGACCATGAAACCGTTCCCCATAGCCAAAGCCTTGGATGCCGGCAAGGTGAACGTGAACACCCTTCTCAACACCCATCCTTACAAAATCGGCCCGGCTACCGTGCGCGATACCCATGTGTATCCTTCTTTGGACGTGCGCGGCGTGATGCAGAAGTCTTCCAACGTCGGTACCAGCAAACTGTCGGCCATGTTCAAACCTGAAGAAATGTACACGTTTTATCAGAGCTTGGGCGTAGGCCAGCGCATGCACTCGGGCTTCCCCGGCGAAAGCCCCGGCTTGTTGCGCAAGTGGCAAAACTGGAAACCGATCGAGCAGGCCACCATGTCGTTCGGCTACGGTTTGCAGTTGAGCCTGCTGCAACTGGCGCGCGCCTATACCGCCTTAACCAACGACGGCGAACTGCTGCCGGTAAGCTTTGAAAAACAAGTGGCTCCGCCCAAAGGCGTGCAGATTATCAAACCCGAAACCGCCCGTGCGGTGCGTAACATCATGGTTTCCGTTACCGAAAAAGGCGGCACCGGCACTATGGGTGCGGTGGACGGCTTTGATGTCGGCGCGAAAACCGGTACAGCACGCAAACTGGTTAACGGCCGTTATGCCAGCGACAAACACGTTGCCACCTTTATCGGTTTCGCCCCCGCAGACAAACCGCGCGTGATTGTGGCGGTTACCGTGGACGAACCGACTGCCAACGGATACTACGGCGGCGTGGTGGCCGGCCCCGTGTTCAAAGGCATCATGGGCGGCAGCCTGAATATTCTCGGCGTTTCGCCAACCAAACCCTTAAAAGATGTACCCGTTCAGACGGCCTCCAAAAATTAA
- the ftsL gene encoding cell division protein FtsL — protein MNKLNVILLVLALLSGLAVVTVQDQSRQYYISLDKAQKHEIQLEQDYARLKLEQAKLSNHKLIKEAAQKQKLQPPSAADTRMIEMK, from the coding sequence ATGAATAAATTGAATGTGATTTTGCTGGTGTTGGCATTGTTGTCGGGTTTGGCGGTGGTTACCGTTCAAGACCAGTCGCGCCAATACTACATTTCGCTGGATAAGGCGCAAAAGCACGAAATCCAGCTTGAACAGGATTATGCGCGTTTGAAGCTCGAGCAGGCCAAGTTGTCGAATCATAAATTGATTAAAGAAGCAGCCCAAAAACAAAAATTACAGCCTCCGAGCGCAGCAGACACCCGCATGATTGAAATGAAGTAA
- the rsmH gene encoding 16S rRNA (cytosine(1402)-N(4))-methyltransferase RsmH produces the protein MCEPLQHVTVLLHEAVDALNIRPNGIYVDGTFGRGGHSRLILSKLGEEGRLVVFDKDPQAIAVANELAAQDKRVSVVHNGFATFQTALDELGIEKIDGALFDLGISSPQIDEAERGFSFRFDAPLDMRMDPTRGMSAAEWIAAADEQELHEVIKNYGEERFSRQIARAIVSQRETAPIDTTRKLAQLVAQNVRTRERGQDPATRTFQAVRIFINRELEEVKEVLPQVTGRLKEGGRLAVIAFHSLEDRIVKQFVKQYSQPPQLPRWAAVKEADLPQPPLKAVGKAVKPSEEETAANPRARSAVLRVAERTSGKFEVQQAV, from the coding sequence ATGTGTGAACCTTTACAGCATGTAACCGTGCTGCTGCATGAAGCGGTTGATGCTTTGAATATCCGCCCGAACGGTATTTATGTGGACGGCACATTCGGCAGGGGAGGGCATTCCCGCCTGATTTTGTCGAAGTTGGGCGAAGAAGGCCGCTTGGTGGTGTTTGACAAAGACCCGCAGGCCATTGCGGTGGCAAACGAATTGGCGGCACAAGACAAACGCGTGAGCGTGGTGCACAACGGCTTTGCTACTTTTCAGACGGCCTTAGACGAATTGGGCATTGAGAAAATCGACGGCGCATTGTTTGACTTGGGCATTTCGTCGCCGCAGATAGACGAAGCGGAGCGCGGATTCAGTTTCCGTTTCGATGCGCCGCTGGATATGCGTATGGACCCCACGAGAGGAATGTCGGCGGCGGAATGGATTGCCGCAGCCGACGAACAGGAATTGCACGAGGTAATTAAGAATTATGGTGAAGAGCGGTTTAGTCGCCAAATTGCGCGCGCCATTGTTTCGCAACGCGAAACGGCACCCATCGATACAACCCGCAAGCTGGCGCAGCTCGTGGCGCAAAACGTCCGTACTCGTGAGCGCGGTCAAGATCCGGCGACCCGGACGTTCCAAGCCGTTCGGATTTTCATCAACCGTGAGCTTGAAGAAGTAAAAGAAGTTTTGCCGCAGGTTACAGGCCGTCTGAAAGAGGGCGGCAGGCTGGCTGTGATTGCGTTTCACTCGCTGGAAGACCGCATTGTGAAGCAGTTTGTCAAGCAGTATTCGCAGCCTCCGCAGCTGCCGCGTTGGGCGGCGGTGAAGGAAGCCGATTTGCCGCAGCCGCCTTTGAAAGCGGTGGGCAAGGCGGTTAAGCCAAGCGAAGAAGAAACCGCCGCCAATCCGCGCGCACGTTCGGCCGTATTGCGTGTGGCCGAGCGCACAAGCGGCAAGTTTGAAGTACAACAGGCCGTCTGA
- the mraZ gene encoding division/cell wall cluster transcriptional repressor MraZ, which yields MFGGVHELSIDSKGRLAIPAKFRELLLRHYTPAVVATLDSRSRLLIYPEPEWGKVAEQLLSLKVAGNPTLQRYQNLLLHNADTLELDTAGRVLLPANLRRRVDFDKEVTLVGRANRLELWGREHWEAEMNQALDIDPDELAFQLSQTDLQL from the coding sequence GTGTTTGGTGGCGTTCACGAGTTGAGCATAGACAGCAAAGGGCGGTTGGCGATTCCTGCCAAGTTCCGCGAGCTTTTGCTGCGCCATTACACACCGGCCGTGGTGGCAACGCTGGATTCGCGCAGCCGCCTGCTGATTTATCCCGAGCCGGAATGGGGCAAGGTTGCGGAGCAGTTGTTGTCGTTGAAGGTGGCGGGCAATCCGACTTTGCAGCGTTACCAAAACCTGTTGCTGCACAATGCCGATACGTTGGAGCTGGATACCGCCGGCCGTGTGCTATTGCCTGCCAATTTGCGCCGCCGCGTGGATTTCGATAAAGAAGTAACATTGGTCGGCCGCGCCAACCGCTTGGAGTTGTGGGGTCGCGAACATTGGGAGGCTGAGATGAATCAGGCTTTGGATATCGACCCCGACGAGCTGGCCTTCCAATTAAGCCAAACGGATTTACAGCTGTGA
- a CDS encoding class I SAM-dependent methyltransferase: MNPQLPAPSATAAASSQALQNLIAEEIRQNGNFIPFSRFMERALYAPHYGYYTGGAHKIGAAGDFITAPTLSPLFGQTLAQQLTALLPQTAGNIYEFGAGTGELAATLLQQLSDGLNNYYIIEISNELAERQKQHILKKAPHAVEKVIHLTELPDAFDGIIIGNEVLDAMPCEIVKREHGSFWQIGVSLENQSFIQTARPLVQEELLKAAAEYFPASEPYTSELHPAQHAFIRTLAEKLVRGAMIFVDYGFDAAQYYHPQRHMGTFIGHYRHHTVHDPFFHVGLTDLTAHVNFTDIALAGTNAGLDLIGYTTQANFLLNLGITEMLAQTAAPDSADYIRETTAVHKLVGQHEMGELFKVIAFGRGIDVDWQGFMFGDICHKL; this comes from the coding sequence ATGAACCCGCAATTGCCCGCCCCCTCCGCAACAGCCGCAGCCTCCTCCCAAGCCCTGCAAAACCTGATTGCCGAAGAAATCCGCCAAAACGGTAACTTCATTCCGTTCTCCCGTTTTATGGAACGGGCTCTTTATGCCCCGCACTACGGCTATTACACCGGCGGCGCACACAAAATCGGCGCGGCAGGCGACTTCATTACCGCTCCGACCTTGTCTCCGCTATTCGGCCAAACCTTAGCCCAACAATTAACCGCCCTATTGCCGCAAACCGCAGGCAACATCTACGAATTCGGCGCAGGCACGGGCGAGTTGGCCGCCACGCTGCTGCAACAGCTTTCAGACGGCCTTAACAACTACTACATTATTGAAATATCGAATGAATTAGCCGAACGGCAAAAACAGCATATTCTAAAAAAAGCTCCCCATGCTGTCGAAAAAGTTATCCACCTTACCGAACTTCCCGATGCCTTCGACGGCATCATCATTGGCAACGAAGTGCTGGATGCCATGCCTTGTGAAATCGTTAAACGCGAACACGGCAGCTTTTGGCAGATAGGCGTGTCTTTAGAAAACCAATCGTTTATCCAAACCGCCCGCCCTCTGGTGCAAGAAGAACTGCTCAAAGCCGCCGCGGAATACTTCCCCGCGTCCGAGCCGTACACCAGCGAATTGCACCCCGCCCAACACGCCTTTATCCGCACCCTTGCCGAAAAACTCGTGCGCGGCGCCATGATTTTTGTCGATTACGGTTTCGATGCCGCCCAGTATTACCACCCGCAACGGCACATGGGCACGTTCATCGGCCACTACCGCCACCACACCGTACACGACCCGTTTTTCCACGTCGGCCTTACCGACCTGACCGCCCACGTCAATTTCACCGATATTGCTTTGGCAGGCACCAATGCCGGATTGGACTTAATCGGCTACACCACCCAAGCCAATTTTCTGCTCAATCTCGGTATTACCGAAATGCTGGCGCAAACCGCCGCACCCGATTCCGCCGACTATATCCGCGAAACCACCGCCGTACACAAACTGGTCGGCCAGCATGAAATGGGCGAATTGTTTAAAGTAATCGCCTTCGGGCGCGGCATTGATGTTGATTGGCAAGGCTTTATGTTTGGCGACATCTGCCACAAATTGTGA
- a CDS encoding RDD family protein, whose translation MYENHQQNLPLSSEEVIDVEIATPKSRIVAYLLNTLFTVLAFVPIFLAFIMLSVSANAEMTAEENFAYLVGTTDWGNIWIGAGLLILLGYTVVQCWMLSRHGQSIGKKIMKIRLLKNDGTNPGFWYAVMVREVGFNVVLTLAVMVVAYLLVFMAGKDGFTADYIANSLSTVVWLVCLSMLFNPAKNRRTLQDYFANTVVVRVPERHGK comes from the coding sequence ATGTATGAAAACCATCAACAAAACCTACCTTTATCTTCCGAAGAAGTGATTGACGTAGAAATCGCCACACCCAAGAGCCGTATTGTTGCCTATTTGTTGAATACTTTATTTACGGTTTTGGCCTTTGTGCCTATTTTTTTAGCCTTTATTATGTTGTCGGTAAGTGCAAACGCCGAAATGACGGCAGAAGAAAATTTTGCTTATCTTGTGGGAACCACCGATTGGGGCAATATATGGATCGGGGCAGGTTTGCTGATTTTATTGGGCTATACGGTCGTACAGTGCTGGATGTTGAGCCGCCACGGTCAATCCATCGGTAAAAAAATCATGAAAATACGGCTGTTGAAAAATGACGGAACCAACCCGGGTTTTTGGTATGCCGTGATGGTGCGAGAAGTGGGCTTTAACGTCGTGCTGACATTGGCTGTGATGGTTGTTGCCTATTTGCTGGTGTTTATGGCAGGAAAAGACGGCTTCACAGCAGATTATATTGCCAATTCGTTGTCGACGGTTGTGTGGCTGGTTTGTTTGTCGATGCTGTTTAATCCGGCTAAAAACCGGCGCACATTGCAGGATTATTTTGCCAATACCGTTGTGGTGAGGGTGCCGGAACGCCATGGCAAATAA
- the asd gene encoding aspartate-semialdehyde dehydrogenase, with protein MKVGFVGWRGMVGSVLMQRMQEENDFSHIPEAVFFTTSNVGGAAPDFGQATKTLLDANDINELAKMDIIVTCQGGDYTKAVFKPLRESGWNGYWIDAASSLRMDDNAVIILDPVNRNVIDEALKNGVKNYIGGNCTVSLMLMALGGLFQNDLVEWATSMTYQAASGAGAKNMRELIEGMGAIHHEVKTELADPAGAILDIDRKVSDFLRSDSYPKANFGVPLAGSLIPWIDADLGNGQSKEEWKGGVETNKILARSSNPIVIDGLCVRVGAMRCHSQAITLKLKKDLPVEEIEKLLAEANDWVKVIPNQKEASMHELTPAKVTGTLSVPVGRIRKLGMGGEYISAFTVGDQLLWGAAEPLRRMLRIVLGNLD; from the coding sequence ATGAAAGTAGGATTCGTCGGCTGGCGCGGCATGGTCGGCTCGGTGCTGATGCAGCGCATGCAGGAAGAAAACGATTTCTCACACATCCCCGAAGCCGTATTTTTCACCACCTCCAACGTAGGCGGTGCCGCCCCCGATTTCGGCCAAGCAACCAAAACCCTGCTGGATGCCAACGATATCAACGAACTGGCCAAAATGGATATCATCGTTACCTGCCAAGGCGGAGATTACACCAAAGCCGTGTTCAAACCCTTGCGTGAAAGCGGTTGGAACGGTTACTGGATTGATGCCGCTTCTTCTTTACGCATGGACGACAACGCCGTCATTATTCTCGATCCCGTTAACCGCAACGTTATTGACGAAGCCCTGAAAAACGGCGTGAAAAACTACATCGGCGGCAACTGCACCGTATCGCTGATGTTGATGGCTTTGGGCGGTTTGTTCCAAAACGACTTGGTCGAATGGGCTACGAGCATGACTTACCAAGCCGCATCGGGTGCGGGTGCGAAAAACATGCGCGAGCTGATTGAAGGCATGGGTGCCATCCATCACGAAGTGAAAACCGAATTGGCCGACCCTGCCGGAGCGATTCTCGATATCGACCGCAAAGTATCCGATTTTCTTCGCAGCGACAGCTACCCAAAAGCCAACTTCGGCGTACCGTTGGCGGGCAGCCTGATTCCGTGGATTGATGCCGATTTAGGCAACGGCCAATCGAAAGAAGAATGGAAAGGCGGCGTGGAAACCAATAAAATTCTCGCGCGCAGCAGCAACCCCATCGTTATCGACGGCCTGTGCGTGCGTGTGGGCGCGATGCGCTGCCACAGCCAAGCCATCACGCTTAAATTGAAAAAAGATTTGCCGGTAGAAGAAATCGAAAAACTGCTGGCCGAAGCGAATGATTGGGTAAAAGTGATCCCCAACCAAAAAGAGGCCAGCATGCACGAGCTGACTCCCGCCAAAGTAACCGGCACATTAAGCGTGCCCGTGGGCCGCATCCGCAAACTGGGCATGGGTGGCGAATACATTAGCGCGTTTACCGTAGGCGACCAGCTTTTGTGGGGGGCGGCCGAGCCGCTACGCCGCATGCTGCGGATTGTTTTGGGTAATTTAGATTAA
- a CDS encoding TraB/GumN family protein, translating into MVGFKKHFIKFAGACALLVSLPFAHAESAAFNWHTPQLTSNLWKISKAGQPDSYLLGTIHLGKENKQLSAQAKALLNQTDKLVTEVDMLPDEQAAEEIAAYMGQKMISPKSLREALGEKDFAGLKRYFDRSPALSAFSPVLENLKPWAAVLAAIERHPKGYSAEKGADILLAQAAQKSGKPRGHLETIQDVFDHSEKLSDDLALALLRSVVKHQAQDDADVRTLHRLYVENRFKDASAYMDKQLSKPRMQPKYVAAARKWMEQDLLSARNRAWMPEIKKNTAKQKTLIAVGMGHLVSSEGLIEQLRRSGYTVTPQPALKIWH; encoded by the coding sequence ATGGTCGGTTTCAAAAAACATTTCATCAAATTTGCAGGCGCATGCGCCCTGTTGGTAAGTCTGCCGTTCGCCCATGCGGAATCTGCCGCGTTCAACTGGCATACGCCCCAATTAACCAGCAATCTTTGGAAAATCAGTAAAGCAGGCCAACCCGATTCTTACCTACTCGGCACCATACATCTTGGTAAAGAAAACAAACAGTTGAGCGCGCAGGCCAAAGCTTTGCTCAACCAAACCGACAAGTTGGTTACCGAAGTGGATATGCTGCCTGATGAGCAGGCCGCAGAAGAAATAGCGGCTTACATGGGGCAGAAAATGATTTCGCCGAAGTCATTGCGGGAGGCTTTAGGCGAAAAGGATTTTGCCGGATTGAAACGCTATTTCGACCGTTCTCCCGCTTTATCGGCTTTTTCTCCCGTATTGGAAAACCTGAAACCGTGGGCAGCCGTACTGGCGGCGATCGAGCGGCATCCGAAAGGATACAGCGCCGAAAAAGGGGCAGATATTTTGTTGGCACAGGCCGCGCAAAAATCAGGTAAGCCGCGCGGCCATTTGGAAACCATTCAAGATGTGTTCGATCATTCGGAAAAGCTGTCTGATGATTTGGCGTTGGCATTGTTGAGAAGCGTGGTCAAACATCAGGCACAGGATGACGCCGATGTGCGCACTTTGCACCGGCTGTATGTGGAAAACCGCTTTAAAGATGCTTCGGCGTATATGGATAAACAATTGTCGAAACCTCGTATGCAGCCGAAATATGTTGCCGCCGCACGCAAATGGATGGAACAGGATCTGCTGTCGGCCCGCAACCGTGCGTGGATGCCGGAAATCAAAAAGAATACCGCCAAGCAGAAAACATTAATTGCGGTAGGTATGGGGCATCTCGTCAGCAGCGAAGGCCTGATCGAACAGCTGCGCCGCAGCGGTTATACGGTTACACCCCAACCTGCATTGAAAATATGGCATTAA